Proteins from a genomic interval of Nocardioides jishulii:
- a CDS encoding class II glutamine amidotransferase yields the protein MCRVLAYIGSEIPLENLLTKPENSLINQTLDPERHPQLQLAGWGFGAWSEHLLAPEKPFLYHRPMAAFYDDNVEGIVPSLQVSTMLAHVRAADYNAKVVLSDENCHPFSYMGTPWIVAQNGDVPNWQILQRELLQHCKDEYLEQMAGNTDTEFLYVLLLSLLESDSDEDVKRAFEEMLRLIVKAMEDLDLPALVKLKMALVSPNRIVGINVGTGHDGQTQPAGDWRELRKSAPGTDDYALAMLLEPMYLLMGRDFHTDKAAYEFEECSEEKATSVIFASEPLTDNIDEWSTLEFGEIVFLEKDGETITKTVDTLKV from the coding sequence ATGTGCCGCGTGCTCGCCTACATCGGGTCGGAAATCCCGCTGGAGAATCTCCTGACCAAGCCGGAGAACAGCCTGATCAACCAGACGCTCGATCCTGAGCGTCACCCCCAGCTCCAGCTGGCCGGGTGGGGTTTCGGGGCGTGGAGCGAGCATCTGCTGGCGCCGGAGAAGCCCTTCCTCTACCACCGCCCCATGGCTGCCTTCTACGACGACAACGTCGAGGGGATCGTGCCGAGTCTCCAGGTGAGCACGATGCTCGCCCACGTGCGAGCAGCGGACTACAACGCGAAGGTGGTGCTCTCCGACGAGAACTGCCATCCCTTCTCCTACATGGGGACGCCGTGGATCGTCGCGCAGAACGGTGACGTTCCCAACTGGCAGATCCTTCAGCGTGAACTGCTGCAGCACTGCAAGGACGAGTACCTGGAGCAGATGGCCGGCAACACCGACACCGAGTTCCTGTACGTGCTCCTGCTGTCCCTGCTCGAGAGCGACAGCGACGAGGACGTGAAGCGCGCCTTCGAGGAGATGCTGCGGCTCATCGTGAAGGCGATGGAGGACCTCGATCTCCCGGCACTGGTCAAGCTGAAGATGGCCCTCGTCTCCCCGAACCGGATCGTCGGCATCAACGTCGGGACGGGGCACGACGGCCAGACCCAACCGGCCGGTGACTGGCGAGAGCTGCGCAAGTCCGCTCCGGGCACCGACGACTACGCCCTCGCCATGCTTCTGGAGCCGATGTACCTGCTCATGGGTCGCGACTTCCACACCGACAAGGCGGCGTACGAGTTCGAGGAGTGCAGCGAGGAGAAGGCGACGTCCGTCATCTTCGCCTCCGAGCCCTTGACCGACAACATCGACGAGTGGTCGACGTTGGAGTTCGGGGAGATCGTCTTTCTCGAGAAGGACGGCGAGACCATCACCAAGACCGTCGACACGCTGAAGGTGTGA
- a CDS encoding PaaI family thioesterase gives MSDHEHPFLSMVGGSSPEAAEGRATLSMDVDERHLNAAGTVHGGLLATLVDTTMGAAIFSAVEDELPATSQLTVTYLRPGTPGPLTVTASVSKRGDRLAICEAEVEQEGKSLVHALATFALKET, from the coding sequence ATGAGCGACCACGAACACCCCTTCCTCTCGATGGTCGGAGGCTCGTCTCCCGAGGCGGCCGAGGGGCGGGCAACACTGTCGATGGACGTCGACGAGCGGCATCTCAACGCCGCCGGCACCGTCCACGGTGGCCTGCTCGCCACCTTGGTGGACACGACCATGGGCGCAGCCATCTTCAGCGCGGTGGAGGACGAGCTGCCCGCCACGAGCCAGCTCACGGTGACCTACCTCCGACCCGGCACGCCCGGTCCTCTCACGGTCACCGCCTCGGTGAGCAAGCGGGGAGACAGGCTGGCGATCTGCGAGGCGGAGGTCGAGCAGGAGGGGAAGTCGCTCGTGCACGCGCTGGCCACCTTCGCCCTGAAGGAGACCTGA
- a CDS encoding YciI family protein — protein MTHYLLSVHGPAETGEFGSYGSQEEMEAALATTAVFNERLRADGHWVYAGGLESAATATVVDGRGETPVMSDGPYLDSGEVIGGFWVIDVPDLDVALRLAAEGSRACRGTVEVRQFSGPS, from the coding sequence ATGACGCACTACCTGTTGTCCGTCCACGGTCCGGCCGAGACGGGCGAGTTCGGCAGCTACGGCTCGCAGGAGGAGATGGAGGCGGCGCTCGCCACGACGGCCGTCTTCAACGAAAGGCTGCGCGCTGACGGCCACTGGGTCTACGCGGGCGGCCTCGAGTCCGCGGCGACCGCCACCGTCGTCGACGGCCGAGGCGAGACGCCGGTGATGTCCGATGGCCCCTACCTCGACAGCGGGGAGGTCATCGGCGGCTTCTGGGTGATCGACGTGCCTGACCTCGACGTGGCGCTCCGCCTGGCGGCCGAGGGCTCCAGGGCGTGCCGCGGCACGGTCGAGGTCCGCCAGTTCAGCGGCCCCAGCTGA
- a CDS encoding malate:quinone oxidoreductase has protein sequence MGPRSLEEWARATAACLHPRPPEGWPECDAARNFGVLGGGWRSALFNPVTRLVVRACIHRPGEFVKTPGNVDHYDVILVGGGIMSATLATLLHQVEPTWRMGLVERLDELAQESSGPWNNAGTGHAALCELNYSPQRPDGSVDVSKAIDVNEQFLVSRQLWSFLVANGHLPDPESFIHPTPHISFVWGADNVAYLKARYDALHGHPLFAGMEYTEDPAVIGEWAPLLVAGRDPEQPVAATRSLDGTDVDFGALTRHMINRLVDTGAVSLHLGAEVRTIKRDGEGWLVRGKGEQGKFAATAPFVFVGAGGQALTLLQRSGIEEARGFGGFPVSGEFWRTTAPEVVERHQAKVYGKAAVGAPPMSVPHLDTRMVNGKPAVMFGPYAGFSPRFLKNGSLFDLVKSVRLHNLVPMLQVGVRNLPLVKYLISELLASKNRQLGALREYFPGARAEDWEKVTAGQRVQVIKKVPGRGGVLQFGTEVVTAADGSIAGLLGASPGASTAAPIMLQVLNRCFPERMDEWAPALEKVIGTYGISLAEHPQCAAEALSETAEQLGLRVNH, from the coding sequence GTGGGACCTCGGAGTCTTGAGGAATGGGCCCGGGCCACGGCTGCTTGCCTGCATCCGCGGCCGCCTGAAGGCTGGCCCGAGTGTGATGCAGCACGCAATTTCGGGGTTCTGGGAGGGGGGTGGCGCTCGGCCCTTTTCAACCCGGTGACACGGTTAGTCGTTCGCGCCTGCATACACCGTCCAGGAGAGTTTGTGAAGACCCCGGGGAATGTCGACCACTACGACGTCATCTTGGTGGGAGGCGGCATCATGTCCGCCACGCTTGCCACGCTCCTGCACCAGGTCGAGCCGACCTGGCGCATGGGCCTCGTGGAGAGGCTGGACGAGCTCGCCCAGGAGTCCTCGGGCCCTTGGAACAACGCCGGCACCGGACATGCAGCCCTCTGCGAGCTGAACTACTCGCCGCAGCGTCCCGACGGCTCGGTCGACGTGTCGAAGGCCATCGACGTCAACGAGCAGTTCCTCGTCAGCCGTCAGCTCTGGTCGTTCCTCGTCGCCAACGGCCACCTGCCGGACCCGGAGTCGTTCATCCACCCCACTCCCCACATCTCGTTCGTGTGGGGCGCCGACAACGTCGCCTACCTCAAGGCGCGCTACGACGCTCTCCACGGTCACCCGCTCTTTGCAGGCATGGAGTACACCGAGGACCCCGCCGTGATCGGCGAGTGGGCTCCCCTCCTCGTGGCCGGCCGTGACCCGGAGCAGCCGGTCGCCGCGACTCGCTCGCTGGACGGCACCGATGTCGACTTCGGTGCGCTCACCCGCCACATGATCAACCGTCTGGTCGACACCGGGGCGGTGTCGCTCCACCTCGGCGCTGAGGTCCGCACGATCAAGCGTGACGGTGAGGGCTGGCTCGTCCGTGGCAAGGGCGAGCAGGGCAAGTTCGCAGCCACCGCCCCGTTCGTCTTCGTGGGCGCGGGCGGCCAGGCGCTCACGCTGCTGCAGCGCTCGGGCATCGAGGAGGCCCGCGGGTTCGGTGGCTTCCCCGTCTCCGGCGAGTTCTGGCGTACGACCGCCCCCGAGGTCGTCGAGCGCCACCAGGCGAAGGTCTACGGCAAGGCAGCCGTCGGTGCGCCCCCGATGTCGGTCCCGCACCTCGACACCCGCATGGTGAACGGCAAGCCGGCCGTCATGTTCGGCCCGTACGCCGGCTTCAGCCCTCGCTTCCTCAAGAACGGCTCGCTCTTCGACCTGGTCAAGTCGGTACGGCTGCACAACCTCGTCCCGATGCTGCAGGTCGGCGTCCGCAACCTCCCCCTGGTGAAGTACCTGATCTCGGAGCTCCTGGCCTCCAAGAACCGCCAGCTCGGGGCGCTGCGGGAGTACTTCCCCGGGGCGCGCGCGGAGGACTGGGAGAAGGTCACCGCCGGGCAGCGTGTCCAGGTGATCAAGAAGGTGCCCGGTCGGGGCGGCGTGCTCCAGTTCGGCACCGAGGTCGTGACCGCGGCCGACGGCTCGATCGCGGGTCTCCTGGGCGCTTCCCCGGGTGCCTCGACCGCCGCGCCGATCATGCTCCAGGTCCTCAACCGTTGCTTCCCCGAGCGCATGGACGAGTGGGCGCCGGCGCTGGAGAAGGTCATCGGCACCTACGGCATCAGCCTGGCGGAGCACCCGCAGTGCGCCGCCGAGGCGCTGAGCGAGACCGCCGAGCAGCTGGGTCTGCGCGTCAACCACTGA
- a CDS encoding ice-binding family protein: MTPAYAADAPIDLGTATTFSALAGSTVTNTGPSKLSDDLGLSPGSSITGFPPGAFGGTQHISDGVANTAKDDLTTAYNDAAGRPTTAAVTADLVGRTLTSGVYTGPTLHLTGALTLDAQGDPNAVFIFQSASTLVTASGSRVELINGASACNVFWQVSSSATLGTSSDFTGTIMALTSITLNNDADVDGRVLARNGAVTLDNNTITTPSCAGVVTPTPTPTPSPTSTPTPTSTPTPTSTPTPTSTPTPTSTPTPTSTPTSTPTPTSSPTSAPSGTPTSAPSSTPTSAPSSTPTSAPSSTPTSAPSSTPTAPTDTPTAPTGTPTAPTGTPSVPTDTPSVPTGTPTIPVGHPHTGLGGTQQGGGASRMLFILAGLAAAGAVAVPTLRKRTTRRH; this comes from the coding sequence ATGACCCCCGCGTACGCCGCCGACGCCCCGATCGACCTCGGCACGGCCACGACCTTCTCCGCCCTCGCAGGCAGCACCGTGACCAACACGGGGCCGTCGAAGCTGAGCGACGACCTCGGACTGTCGCCGGGCTCGTCCATCACCGGGTTTCCCCCCGGCGCCTTCGGCGGCACACAACACATCTCTGACGGCGTCGCGAACACGGCCAAGGACGACCTGACGACCGCCTACAACGACGCCGCCGGCCGCCCCACCACGGCCGCAGTCACCGCCGATCTCGTCGGGCGGACGCTGACGTCGGGCGTCTACACGGGACCCACCCTGCACCTGACCGGTGCCTTGACGCTCGACGCGCAGGGCGACCCGAACGCGGTCTTCATCTTTCAGTCCGCCTCCACCCTGGTCACCGCTTCAGGGAGCAGGGTCGAGCTCATCAACGGCGCATCGGCCTGCAACGTCTTCTGGCAGGTCTCCAGCTCCGCCACCCTCGGCACGAGCAGTGACTTCACGGGGACGATCATGGCCCTCACGTCGATCACGCTGAACAACGACGCCGACGTCGATGGGCGCGTCCTTGCCCGCAATGGCGCTGTCACTCTGGACAACAACACGATCACCACGCCCAGCTGCGCAGGCGTGGTGACCCCGACGCCCACGCCGACCCCGTCGCCGACCTCGACGCCCACGCCGACCTCGACGCCCACGCCGACCTCGACGCCCACGCCGACCTCGACGCCGACCCCGACCTCGACCCCGACCCCGACCTCGACCCCGACCTCGACGCCGACCCCGACCTCGTCGCCGACCAGCGCTCCCTCGGGCACCCCGACCAGCGCTCCCTCGAGCACCCCGACCAGCGCTCCCTCGAGCACCCCGACCAGCGCTCCCTCGAGCACCCCGACCAGCGCTCCCTCGAGCACGCCGACCGCGCCCACCGACACGCCGACCGCGCCCACCGGCACGCCGACCGCGCCCACCGGCACGCCCTCCGTCCCCACCGACACGCCCTCCGTCCCCACCGGCACCCCCACGATCCCGGTTGGCCATCCGCACACGGGCCTCGGCGGCACACAACAGGGCGGCGGGGCATCGCGCATGCTGTTCATCCTCGCCGGACTCGCTGCTGCCGGTGCCGTCGCCGTTCCCACGCTGCGCAAGCGCACGACACGCAGACACTGA
- a CDS encoding class F sortase produces the protein MPGPAGSHTGAARTPLRRWVLPTCLFVVTLALATAGILITQGDSTATPGKGPGQATVAPTSSPTQAADEVDLSRSPVSISIAAIDVASDLVRLGLQSDRTVQVPEDADKAGWYELGAAPGQVGSAVILGHVDSSDGPAVFHRLGELAPGARIRVRMGTGDDEVFAVSRVETVRNADFPAAEVYASHGRPTLTLVTCGGEYDRARGGYQSNVIVYSERVEAHR, from the coding sequence ATGCCCGGACCAGCAGGCAGTCACACCGGCGCGGCGCGCACGCCGCTGCGCCGGTGGGTCCTTCCCACCTGTCTCTTCGTGGTCACTCTCGCCCTGGCCACCGCGGGGATCCTCATCACGCAGGGCGACTCGACAGCAACGCCCGGCAAGGGCCCGGGCCAGGCCACCGTGGCTCCCACTTCCTCACCGACGCAGGCCGCCGACGAGGTGGACCTCAGCCGCAGCCCGGTCTCCATCAGCATCGCCGCCATCGACGTGGCCTCCGACCTGGTCCGTCTCGGACTGCAGTCGGACCGCACCGTCCAAGTACCCGAGGACGCTGACAAGGCCGGGTGGTACGAGCTCGGCGCAGCCCCCGGCCAGGTCGGGTCGGCCGTCATCCTCGGTCACGTGGACTCCAGCGATGGCCCAGCGGTCTTCCACCGACTCGGAGAACTCGCACCAGGCGCCCGCATCAGGGTGCGCATGGGAACCGGCGACGACGAAGTCTTCGCAGTGTCCCGCGTCGAGACGGTACGCAATGCCGATTTCCCGGCGGCCGAGGTCTACGCGTCCCATGGCCGCCCCACGTTGACTCTGGTCACGTGCGGCGGCGAGTACGACAGGGCCCGCGGCGGCTACCAGTCCAACGTCATCGTCTACAGCGAGCGCGTGGAGGCGCACCGCTGA